One window from the genome of Dasypus novemcinctus isolate mDasNov1 chromosome 26, mDasNov1.1.hap2, whole genome shotgun sequence encodes:
- the CHST13 gene encoding carbohydrate sulfotransferase 13, which translates to MGRPWGPRRALAAAGLGAALLLLCCARRALRSALENKDLGSSWLSGKRRSPLQALYDLDQGPRNPLAEVHRQRRDLLRRACSRHTRRQRLLRPEDLRHVLVDDAHGLLYCYVPKVACTNWKRVLLALSGRAHGDPRAIPAPEAHAPGRLPSLADFSPAEINRRLRAYLAFLFVREPFERLASAYRSKFTRPYNAAFHRRYGTRIVRRLRPHARPEARARGHDVRFAEFLAYLLDPRTRREEPFNEHWERAHALCHPCRLRYDVVGRFETLAEDAAFVLGLVGAQGLRFPAPPPPGGTAARDQAARLFRDISPFYQRRLFDLYKMDYLLFNYSAPAYLRLH; encoded by the exons ATGGGGAGGCCGTGGGGACCTCGGCGCGCGCTGGCGGCCGCGGGCCTGGGCGCCGCGCTCCTGCTCCTGTGCTGCGCGCGCCGCGCCCTGCGCTCGG CACTGGAAAACAAGGACCTAGGCTCCAGCTGGCTCAGCGGGAAAAGGCGGAGCCCCCTGCAGGCGCTCTACGACCTGGATCAG GGCCCGCGCAACCCGCTGGCCGAGGTGCACCGGCAGCGGCGCGACCTGCTGCGCCGCGCCTGCAGCCGCCACACGCGGCGGCAGCGCCTGCTGCGGCCCGAGGACCTGCGGCACGTGCTGGTGGACGACGCGCACGGCCTGCTCTACTGCTACGTGCCCAAGGTGGCCTGCACCAACTGGAAGCGCGTGCTGCTGGCGCTGAGCGGCCGCGCCCACGGCGACCCGCGCGCCATCCCCGCGCCCGAGGCGCACGCCCCGGGCCGCCTGCCCTCGCTGGCCGACTTCAGCCCCGCGGAGATCAACCGGCGCCTGCGCGCCTACCTGGCCTTCCTCTTCGTGCGCGAGCCCTTCGAGCGCCTGGCGTCCGCCTACCGCAGCAAGTTCACGCGGCCCTACAACGCCGCCTTCCACCGGCGCTACGGCACGCGCATCGTGCGGCGCCTGCGGCCCCACGCGCGCCCCGAGGCGCGGGCCCGCGGCCACGACGTGCGCTTCGCCGAGTTCCTGGCCTACCTGCTGGACCCGCGCACGCGGCGCGAGGAGCCCTTCAACGAGCACTGGGAGCGCGCCCACGCGCTCTGCCACCCGTGCCGCCTGCGCTACGACGTGGTGGGCCGCTTCGAGACGCTGGCCGAGGACGCGGCCTTCGTGCTGGGCCTGGTGGGCGCGCAGGGCCTGCGCttccccgcgccgccgccgcccgggggGACAGCCGCGCGCGACCAGGCGGCGCGCCTCTTTCGGGACATCAGCCCCTTTTACCAGCGGCGCCTCTTCGATCTCTACAAGATGGACTACCTGCTCTTCAACTACTCCGCCCCTGCCTACCTGCGGCTGCACTAG